A segment of the Sphingomonas cannabina genome:
TGGCACATAGTAGCAAGCACATCGACGATCGGCTCCCACACCGGATCGTTAGGCGTGAGATCGGCGACCGCGCGCCCCTCGAGCCGCGCCACCAGCGCCGAGCCCGAGGCGAGCCCTTCGACGCAATCGTCGTGGAACTGGCAGGCGCTGGGGAGGTGATCCGTCGGCAGCCGCGGCACGCGGATATGGCCGATCTCGCTATGTCCGATGCCGCGCGTCGGCCGCCCGTGCACGATCAGCCCGACTCCGACCCCGGTGCCGACCGTCACATAGGCGAAGTCGTCGAGGCCCTGCGCGCACCCCCAGCGAATCTCGGCCAGCGCGGCGCCGTTGACGTCGGTATCGAACCCCACCGGCACGGCAAAGGGCGCGGACAGGACGCCGCGCACGTCGGTGCCGGGCCAGCCGGGCTTGTTGGTCGCGAGGATCTGCCCGTGACGCGGCGAGGCCGGATTCAGCTCGAGCGGACCGAAGGAGGCGATGCCGAGCGCGCGAAAGCCATGTGAGTCCTCCCATTCGTGCAGCGCCGCCAGGATCGCCGGCAGCGTCTTGTCAGGGGTGGTCGTCGCGATCGTGCGCTGGTCGATGATCGCGTCGGGCCCATGCGCCAGCGTGCAGATGCATTTCGTCCCGCCGAGCTCGATCCCCGCCAGCGGCAGCTCGTCCGCGCCGACGCTCATGCGCAATCCTCGAAACGCAGAGCAGCCTTGCCGTCCGGCGAACATGGATCAAGGATTGCGCACGGCAACACGGCGCCGGGGACGATTATCATGGCAGCTTGCTTTCGACTGGAACGGAAGGCGGCGGAGGGACGATCGCGCCGATCATGGGAATGAGCGCCAGGCGGAACCGGATCGGCGTCCTCGGCACGAGACAGGAGCATCGAACCATACGAAGGCTTCCCCCTCTCCCTTGCCAGACGCCTGCTCGTGTCCCGAGCGGGTCCGAGCGCGCCCGGAGCCGCTTGTGCAGCGCATCGGCTCGATTAATACTTCAATTTGCATAATTCAACGATCGATGCCGGTCGGTCAAACAGGAGGGGGATCAAGGCATGGCGACTAGGAGCTTGAATCCAAATGCGGTCGTGGCGGCGGCGCTCGGCGGCCTGCTGTTCGGCTTCGACACCGCGGTGATCGCAGGCGTGACCGACGCATTGCGGCATTCCTTCGGCCTCTCGCCGGTCGCGCTGGGGAGCGCCGTCTCGGCGGCGCTGGTGGGCACGCTGATCGGCGCGCTCGGCACCGGGGCGCCGGGCGACCGCTACGGCAGCCGCACCATGTTGTTGTGGGTGGCGATCGCCTATGTCGTCTCGGCGGTCGGCTCGGCGGCGAGCGGCGGACTGGCGATGCTGATCGGCTTCCGCTTCATCGGCGGCCTCGCGATCGGCGGTTCCTCGGTGCTGGCGCCGGTCTATATCGCAGAGATCAGCCCGGCCGAGCGTCGCGGGCTGCTGGTCGGATCGTTTCAGCTCAGCATCGTGGCCGGCATCCTCGCGGCCTATGTCAGCAATTTCCTGATCGGCCGGGTCATCGACGGCGAACTCGCCTGGCGCCTCAAGCTCGGCGTGGCGGCGCTGCCCGCGCTGCTGTTCCTGGCGATGCTGCTGCGGATTCCGCAAAGCCCGCGGTGGCTCGTGCAAAAGGGGCGGGAGGCCGAGGCGCGCGAGGCGATCCGGCAGCTCTCGATGGGCGATCCCGACCGGCTGATCGCACAGTTCCGCGCCGGCGAGGACCAGGGCAGCGGCGCGCGTCTCGACTGGCGCCGGCACCACAAGCCGATCCTGCTCGCGGTCGCGATCGCGCTGTTCAACCAGCTCTCCGGGATCAACGCGATCCTCTATTATCTCGGCGACATCTTCGCCGCCGCCGGCTTCAGCGGCCTGTCGGCGGACCTGCAGTCGGTGGCGATCGGCGTCGCCAACCTGGTCGCGACCTTGGTCGGCATGGCGGTGATCGACCGGATCGGACGCAAGCCGCTGCTGCTGACCGGCGCGGCGGGGACGGCGGCGGCGCTGGCCGCGGTGGCGGCGATCTATACCAGCGGCACGGGCCAGGTCTGGCTGCTGCCGGCGCTGATCGTCTTCATCCTGTTCTTCGCCATCTCGCAGGGCGCGGTGATCTGGGTCTATCTGTCGGAGATCTTCCCGACCGCCGTCCGCGCCCGCGGCCAGGCGATCGGCAGCGCGACCCATTGGGGCATGAACGCGCTGATCGCCTTCGGCTTCCCCGTGGTCGCGCAGCACATGCAGGCGCTGCCCTTCTGGTTCTTCGCCGCCGCGATGGTGGTGCAATTCATCGTCGTATGGCGCTATTTCCCCGAAACCCGCGGCATATCGCTGGAAACGATGGAAGAGGCGGTGGAGGGTTCGTGATAGCGATAGCAAGGAAAACATGCGATGCACGCCGCAACGATTGAACCGGACAGCCCAGACGTGATCGCAGCCACCATCCGCGGAACCGCCGCATGACGCCCCCGTCCCGCGCCCGCCCGCGCCTGTCCGGCACCAACCTCGAGCGTGCCGCCGACCATAACCAGCGCGTGACGCTGCATGCGATCCGGGTGTGCGGCTCGCTGACCCGGGTGGAGCTCGCCGGCATCACCGGCCTCACCGCGCCGGCCATCGCCAACATCACTCGCCGCCTGCTCGACGACGGACTGATCGAGGAAGCCGGCCAGCGCCGCGGCGGACGCGGCCAGCCTCCGACAAAACTCGTGATCCGAAGGGACGCCTGCTACTCGATCGGCGTCAACATCGACCGCGACCATATCACCGTCGTGCTGGTCGATTTTTCGGGCCACACCCTGGCCCGGGTGTCGGAGGAGGTGAGCTTCGCCCTCCCCGACCACGTCCGCTCGCTCTATCGCCGCTCGATCAAGAAGATGCTGCGCCAGGCCGGCGTCGAGATCGGCAAAGTGGTGGGGCTCGGCGTCGCGGTGCCCGACGATCTGGGCTCGGTCGACCTGCCCGGCCGCCCGGCCGCCTATGCCGCCTGGGAAGGGATCGACATGGCCGATCTCTTCGCCGAACCCTTCGACCTTCCCGTCTTCACCGAGAACGACGCCGCCGCCGCCGCGATGGGCGAGATGCAGCTCGGCCTCGGACAGAAGTACAACAGCTTCTTCTACATCCTGATCTCGTCCGGCCTCGGCGGCGGTCTCGTCGTCGACGGCGCCTATGTCCGCGGCGCGGACGGGCGCAGCGGCGAGCTCGGCTTCATGCGCGCGCCCGGCAGCAACGGCCACGGCGAGCAGATTCAGGCGCTGGTGTCGCTCTCCGGCCTCGCCCGCCATCTCGAGGGCCAGGGCCTCGCGCTGGCCGATGCGATGGGCAAGCCCTCCGCCGATGCACGGGTGAATGCGTGCGTTACGGAATGGATCGAGCGCGCCGCGCGGCAGCTGACCGTACCGCTCGACGCGGTGAACTGCCTGATCAATCCGGCGGTGGTGCTGATGGGCGGCCGCCTCCCCAGCCATCTGCTCGAGCAGCTCGCCGAGCGGACCAATGCGCTGATGCGGGAGGAGACGAACCTGTTCCCCGCGATCGCCCCCGTCGCGCGCGCGGCACTCTCCGAGGACGCCCCCGCGGTCGGCGCGGCGATCCTGCCGTTCAGCCACTTCCTGCTGCCCAAGCCCGGCGCGCTGTGGAAAGCATCGGGAGCGGGCGTCGCGGATTACGCGGCGTAGCAAATCCCGTCATCCTGGCGAAAGTCGGGATCTCACGCAGTTGCAGGACCGTAAGCCGCACGAGATCCCGGCTTCCGCCGGGATGACGGCGTTCCTCAGGCCGCCCCTCGCCCGAACGACGGCGGCCGATCCTTCTTCGCCGCGCCGAACTTCGAAGGGCGCGCTCCCATCTCGAACACCAGCTCACCACCCTTGATCAGCTCGGCATGGGCGATCCAGTTGCGGGTCCACGGCTTGCCGTTCCAGCGCACCGACTGGACATAGGGCCGGTCCGGCGCATTGCCCGGCGCGCGGACGCGCAGCGTCTTGCCCTCGCCGACCTCGACCTCCGCCTCATCGAACAGCGGCGAGCCGAACACATAGACCGCGCTCACCGGATCGACCGGATAGAAGCCGAGCGCGCTCAGCACGAACCAGGCGCTCATCTGCCCGCAGTCGTCATTGCCGATCACGCCGTCGGGATCGTCCTTGTACATCTCGACCAGCAGGCGGCGCACCATCGCCTGCGTCTTCCACGGCGCGCCGGCATAGGCGTAGAGATAGGCGGCGTGCTGATCCGGCTCGTTGCCGTGGGCATACTGGCCGACCAGGCCAGAGATGTCCGGCGGCGCATTCTTGGGCAGCGTCGAGGGCGCGGTGAAGAAGGCGTCGAGCTTCTTCTCGAACACGGCGTCGCCACCAAAATGCTCGATCAGCCCATAGATGTCGTGCTGGTTGAGGAAGGTCGCCTGCCAGCCGTTCGCCTCGGTATAGTCACGGTGCTTCTCCGGATCATGGCCGAGCTGGATCGGGTCGTAATCCTTCCACCAGCTCCCATCGCTGAAACGCGGGCGCGCGAAGCCGATCTTCGGGTCGATGACGTTGCGGTAGTTGCGGCTGCGCTTGCGCAGCGCCGCGGCGTCCTCCTTCGCCCCCGCCGCCTCGGCGAGCGCCGCCATCGCCCAGTCGTCATAGGCATATTCCTGGGTGCGGCTGACCGACTCCCAGATCTTGTCCGCCGGGATGTAGCCGAGATCGTAGTAGAAGCTCCGCCCCAGCGTGCTGTCGATGTCGGTCATCGTGCGGTCGAACGCCCGGCGGCGGATCACCGGCCAGGCCGATGCATAGTCGGCCTTGATCCCCTTCGCATAGGCCTCGGCGAGCACCACCACCGCGTGCCAGCCGATCATCGTGCCCGTCTCGACGCCCTGCAGCGGCCACACCGGCGGGCCATAGGGGCTTTCGCGCGTCTGGCGGACGAGGTCGCGGGTCAGCATCTCGGCGCGCTCGGGCCGTACCAGCGTCAGCAGCGGATGCAGCGCGCGATAGGTGTCCCACAGCGAATAGGTGCTGAAGGCAGGCTCGCCCTCGGGCGCCTGATGCACCTGCCGGTCGAGACCGACATAGCGGCCGTCGCGATCGGTGAAGAGGGTCGGCGCGAGGAAGGAATGATAGAGCGCGCTCGCCATGATCGTGCGCTGCGCCTCGGTGCCGCCGGAAACGCGCACGCTGCCGATCTCCTTAGCCCAGGCGCGGGCAGCCGCGGCGCGGGCGCCGTCGAAGTCCCATCCCGGCGCCTCCGCCGCCAGCGCCGCGCGGGCGCCGTCGACGTCGATCGCGGAGATACCAGTCTTGATCAGGATCGGCTCGCCGCCGGCGTCGTCGAAGAACAGAGCGACCTTGAGGCGGTTGCCGGCAACCTTCGTCGTGCCCTCGGGCGAAGGCGAAGTCCCGTCGGCAAAGAACTGCACCCGATCGGGCTTGCGCGACAGCTTCATCGCGAAATGGATGCGGCGTCCCTTGGCCCAGCGGTGCACGCGCCGGCTGCCGGTCAGCGTGCCGTCGGGATCGAGCGCGAGCGACGCCTCGTCGACCAGCGTCCCCTTGTCCCACCGGTCGATGATCATATGGGCGAAGTCGATCAGGATATGCCCCGGCCCCTGCGGGAAGCGATAGCGATGGAGCCCGGTCCGCTCGGTCACCGTCAGCTCGGCCAGCACCCCCGATTCCAGCCGCACGCGATAATAGCCGGGTTCGGCGTGCTCCTCGGAGAAGCGCTGACGATAACCCGCGTCGGGATTGTCGAGCGGCCCGGGCTCGAGCTGGAGCGGCCCGCGCGTCGGCACCACCAGCACGTCGAGCATGTCGCCGATGCCGGTGCCCGACAGATGGGTGTGCGAGAAGCCCATGATCGAGCCGTCATCGCTGTGATAGCCCGAGCAGGCGTCCCAGCGCGCATTGTCGGTATCGGGCCCGAGCTGGGCCATGCCGAACGGCAGCGACGGCCCGGGAAAGGTATGGCCATGCCCACCGGTACCGATGAACAGGTTCGGCCTCCCCGCCGCCGGCGCCTGCGCCCAGCTGCGGGCGGGCAGCGCCGCACCGAGCACGGCCAGCCCGGTGCCGGACAGCAGCTGGCGGCGGTTGGCGGTGATCATCGAAGTGTCTCCGTGTTTCAAAGTCTTACAACCGCTCGGCGAGCAGTGCGGGCCGGCGCTTCGACAGATCGATGATCAGGTCCCCGAACAGCCCGTTCGCCCAGGCGAACCAGCTCCGCGTGAACTTCGCCGGATCGTCCTTGTGGAAGGATTCATGCATGAAACCAGTGCCGCCGTGCGTGGTCTTGAGCCAGCGCAGGCATTTCACGATCTCGGCATCGTCGTCGCTGAGGAGCGCGCGGGTGATGATCGACATCGGCCAGATCATGTCCATGCCGACATGTGGCCCGCCGATCCCCTCGGCCGCGCTGCCGGCGAAGAAATAGGGATTGCGTGGACTCCAGGCGAGCGCCGCCGTCCGGCGGTAGAGCGGGTCGTTGCGCTCGGCCGCCCCGAGCAGCGGCAGGCCCGACAGGCTCGGCACGTTGGCGTCGTCCATGAAGATGGCGTTGCCGTAGCCGTCGACCTCGAACGCCCAGACCTCGCCGCCCTGCCCGTCCGGCATCTTGCCGTACGTGTCGAGCGCCTGGCGGACCTCGTCCGCCAGCGCCTCGCACTGGCTGGCCGCCGCATCGTCGCCGCGCGCCTCACGCAGCACCTTGGCGAGCATCCCGAGCGCCGACACCGCGAACAGGTTCGACGGAATCAGGAACGGATAGACGCACGCGTCGTCCGAGGGCCGGAAGCCCGAGTGGATCAATCCGACCTTGCGCGTCGGCGCGCCATAACCGCCGAACATCAGCGTCTCGGTCGGCGACTTGTCGACCCGCTGGAAATGATAGGAGCCTGGCCCTTCCTTGCGCTGCTGTTCCCGCAGCGTCGCGACCGCCTGCGCCATCCCGCGTGCCCACAATTCGTCGAACGGCGCCTTGTCGCGCGTCGCCGTCCAATAGGCGTGCGCGAGCCGCATCGGATAGCAGAGCGAATCGATCTCCCACTTCCGCTCCGCGACCCCGGGCTTCATGTCGGTGGCGTCGGTCCGCGCCGGCAGGCTCGAGAGCGCAGCAGGATCATGCATGAAGGCGTTGGCGTAGGGATCGATCAGGATGCAGCGCGCCTGCCGCTGCAGCACGCCGTGGAACAGCTTCCGCAGCTCCGCATCCTTCGGAGTCAGATGGACATAGGTCTGCAGCTGCGCCGAGCTGTCGCGCAGCCACATCGCGTCGATGTCGCCGGTGATGACGAAGGTATCGGGCTTGCCGTCGACCTCGCCCAGCTGGACGGTGGTGTCGAGCGTGTTTGGATAGCAATTCTCGAACAACCAGGCGAGCTCCGGGTCGGCGATCTTGCGCTTCACATGGGCGATCTCCGCCTCGACCGCGCGGCTGGTGAAGTGCCGCGCGCTCTTGGGCGGCCGCTTGGTGACCAGCGCCTCCGCGGCCCTCGCCGGCAGCGCCGACGCCATCGCCAGCGCACCTGCGCCCGCCATCACCTCGCGGCGCGTGAACATCGTCATCTCCCCTTCTCTCACTTCGCCGCCGGCGCGCTCATCGAGAAGGGCGCGCTGGCCTTACCGCTCGCCCATTGCCTGTTGGGCGTCGGCCCCATCACGAACCGCAGCGTGCCGCCTTGCTGGAGCGCCGCGCGGTCGAGCCACGCCTTGTCGTGCGCTTTGCCGTTGAAGCTGACCGACTGGATGTAGACGTTCTTGGCGCCGTTGTTCTCCGCCTCGATCGTCAGCACCTTGCCGCCCGGCATGGTGAGCCGGACCGAGCGGAACAGCGGGCTGCCGATCGCATATTGGCCCACCGCCGGCGTCACAGGGTAGAAGCCGAGCGCCGAGAACACGTACCAGGCCGAGGTCTGACCATTGTCCTCGTCGCCCGGATAGCCGTCGGGCGCCGCCGAATAGAGCCGCCTCATCACGTCGCGGACGTGATACTGCGCCTTCCACGGCGCGCCGGCCCAGTCGTAGAGATAGATCATGTGCTGGATCGGTTGGTTGCCATGGGCGTACTGGCCCATGTTGACGATCTGCATCTCGCGGATCTCGTGGATCACCTGGCCGTAGTAGCTCTCGTCGAACACCGGCGGCATGGTGAAGATCGAATCGAGCCGGTCGACGAACGGCTTGTCCCCGCCCATCAGGTCGATGAGCCCCTGGACGTCCTGCATCACCGACCAGCTGTAGTGGGTCGAGTTGCCCTCGGTGAACGCATCGCCCCATTTGAACGGGTTGAACGGCGTCGCCCAGGACCCGTCCTGGTTGCGCCCGCGCATCCAGCCCGACTGCGCGTCGTAGAGCTTGCGATAGTTCTGCGCCCGGCTGGCATAGAGCTTCGCATCCTCGGTCTTGCCCAGCGCTTCGGCGAGCCGCGAGATGGCGAAGTCCGCCGTCGCATATTCGAGCGTCCGCGCGGCATTCTCCTTGATGCCGACGTCATAGGGCACATAGCCGAGCCGGTTGTAGTACTCGACGCCCTCGCGCCCGACCGCATGGACGACCTCGCCCCGCTCGTCCTTCGGCCGCCCCTCGGAGGTGGTCGCGTTCTTGACCATCGCCTCGTACAGCGTCTCCACGTCGAACCCGCGCACGCCGTTGATGTACGCGTCGGCGATCAGCGAAGCCGAGTTCGACCCGATCATCACGTCGCGATGGCCGGGGCTCGCCCATTCCGGCAGCCAACCCGATTCCTTGTAGGTATTGACCAGCCCTTGCATGATCTGGCCGTCGAGCTCGGGATACATGAGCGCGAACCATGGAAATACCGCGCGCCACGTGTCCCAGAAGCCGTTGTCGGTGAACATGTAGCCGGGGTGCACCTGCCCGTCGTAGGGGCTGTAGTGAACCACCTGCCCCTTGGCGTCGAACTCGTAGA
Coding sequences within it:
- a CDS encoding sugar porter family MFS transporter, which produces MATRSLNPNAVVAAALGGLLFGFDTAVIAGVTDALRHSFGLSPVALGSAVSAALVGTLIGALGTGAPGDRYGSRTMLLWVAIAYVVSAVGSAASGGLAMLIGFRFIGGLAIGGSSVLAPVYIAEISPAERRGLLVGSFQLSIVAGILAAYVSNFLIGRVIDGELAWRLKLGVAALPALLFLAMLLRIPQSPRWLVQKGREAEAREAIRQLSMGDPDRLIAQFRAGEDQGSGARLDWRRHHKPILLAVAIALFNQLSGINAILYYLGDIFAAAGFSGLSADLQSVAIGVANLVATLVGMAVIDRIGRKPLLLTGAAGTAAALAAVAAIYTSGTGQVWLLPALIVFILFFAISQGAVIWVYLSEIFPTAVRARGQAIGSATHWGMNALIAFGFPVVAQHMQALPFWFFAAAMVVQFIVVWRYFPETRGISLETMEEAVEGS
- a CDS encoding GH92 family glycosyl hydrolase; protein product: MTGAAIAQTAPDEALVDLANPLMGTDSSYTLSYGNTYPAVAVPFGMNFWTPVTGKLGSGWGYTYDAEKINGIKQTHQPSPWMNDYGAFALFAETGPLKLKQEERASWYSHKAEEARPYKYKVYLADYDVTAEVAPTDRAAQFRFTFPKSDDAHIILDGYDGGSMVTIDPARRRITGYVRNNSGGVPKNFRNYFVAQFDRDFTVSRTWDDNYQLAADLSREGGHVGAVVSFKTRDGEQVGVKVASSFISLEQAERNLTSEVGKDSFEATEAKAKAIWEKEFARIQVSDPDLDNRRTFYSALYRMLLFPRRFYEFDAKGQVVHYSPYDGQVHPGYMFTDNGFWDTWRAVFPWFALMYPELDGQIMQGLVNTYKESGWLPEWASPGHRDVMIGSNSASLIADAYINGVRGFDVETLYEAMVKNATTSEGRPKDERGEVVHAVGREGVEYYNRLGYVPYDVGIKENAARTLEYATADFAISRLAEALGKTEDAKLYASRAQNYRKLYDAQSGWMRGRNQDGSWATPFNPFKWGDAFTEGNSTHYSWSVMQDVQGLIDLMGGDKPFVDRLDSIFTMPPVFDESYYGQVIHEIREMQIVNMGQYAHGNQPIQHMIYLYDWAGAPWKAQYHVRDVMRRLYSAAPDGYPGDEDNGQTSAWYVFSALGFYPVTPAVGQYAIGSPLFRSVRLTMPGGKVLTIEAENNGAKNVYIQSVSFNGKAHDKAWLDRAALQQGGTLRFVMGPTPNRQWASGKASAPFSMSAPAAK
- a CDS encoding GH92 family glycosyl hydrolase, with product MITANRRQLLSGTGLAVLGAALPARSWAQAPAAGRPNLFIGTGGHGHTFPGPSLPFGMAQLGPDTDNARWDACSGYHSDDGSIMGFSHTHLSGTGIGDMLDVLVVPTRGPLQLEPGPLDNPDAGYRQRFSEEHAEPGYYRVRLESGVLAELTVTERTGLHRYRFPQGPGHILIDFAHMIIDRWDKGTLVDEASLALDPDGTLTGSRRVHRWAKGRRIHFAMKLSRKPDRVQFFADGTSPSPEGTTKVAGNRLKVALFFDDAGGEPILIKTGISAIDVDGARAALAAEAPGWDFDGARAAAARAWAKEIGSVRVSGGTEAQRTIMASALYHSFLAPTLFTDRDGRYVGLDRQVHQAPEGEPAFSTYSLWDTYRALHPLLTLVRPERAEMLTRDLVRQTRESPYGPPVWPLQGVETGTMIGWHAVVVLAEAYAKGIKADYASAWPVIRRRAFDRTMTDIDSTLGRSFYYDLGYIPADKIWESVSRTQEYAYDDWAMAALAEAAGAKEDAAALRKRSRNYRNVIDPKIGFARPRFSDGSWWKDYDPIQLGHDPEKHRDYTEANGWQATFLNQHDIYGLIEHFGGDAVFEKKLDAFFTAPSTLPKNAPPDISGLVGQYAHGNEPDQHAAYLYAYAGAPWKTQAMVRRLLVEMYKDDPDGVIGNDDCGQMSAWFVLSALGFYPVDPVSAVYVFGSPLFDEAEVEVGEGKTLRVRAPGNAPDRPYVQSVRWNGKPWTRNWIAHAELIKGGELVFEMGARPSKFGAAKKDRPPSFGRGAA
- a CDS encoding ROK family transcriptional regulator — its product is MTPPSRARPRLSGTNLERAADHNQRVTLHAIRVCGSLTRVELAGITGLTAPAIANITRRLLDDGLIEEAGQRRGGRGQPPTKLVIRRDACYSIGVNIDRDHITVVLVDFSGHTLARVSEEVSFALPDHVRSLYRRSIKKMLRQAGVEIGKVVGLGVAVPDDLGSVDLPGRPAAYAAWEGIDMADLFAEPFDLPVFTENDAAAAAMGEMQLGLGQKYNSFFYILISSGLGGGLVVDGAYVRGADGRSGELGFMRAPGSNGHGEQIQALVSLSGLARHLEGQGLALADAMGKPSADARVNACVTEWIERAARQLTVPLDAVNCLINPAVVLMGGRLPSHLLEQLAERTNALMREETNLFPAIAPVARAALSEDAPAVGAAILPFSHFLLPKPGALWKASGAGVADYAA
- a CDS encoding ROK family protein; translation: MSVGADELPLAGIELGGTKCICTLAHGPDAIIDQRTIATTTPDKTLPAILAALHEWEDSHGFRALGIASFGPLELNPASPRHGQILATNKPGWPGTDVRGVLSAPFAVPVGFDTDVNGAALAEIRWGCAQGLDDFAYVTVGTGVGVGLIVHGRPTRGIGHSEIGHIRVPRLPTDHLPSACQFHDDCVEGLASGSALVARLEGRAVADLTPNDPVWEPIVDVLATMCHALVCATGPHRIAIGGGVVSGQPHLLERIEAALRRSINGYMELPPSDYIVAPRLGASAGPLGSIALAAGACG
- a CDS encoding glycoside hydrolase family 125 protein — translated: MFTRREVMAGAGALAMASALPARAAEALVTKRPPKSARHFTSRAVEAEIAHVKRKIADPELAWLFENCYPNTLDTTVQLGEVDGKPDTFVITGDIDAMWLRDSSAQLQTYVHLTPKDAELRKLFHGVLQRQARCILIDPYANAFMHDPAALSSLPARTDATDMKPGVAERKWEIDSLCYPMRLAHAYWTATRDKAPFDELWARGMAQAVATLREQQRKEGPGSYHFQRVDKSPTETLMFGGYGAPTRKVGLIHSGFRPSDDACVYPFLIPSNLFAVSALGMLAKVLREARGDDAAASQCEALADEVRQALDTYGKMPDGQGGEVWAFEVDGYGNAIFMDDANVPSLSGLPLLGAAERNDPLYRRTAALAWSPRNPYFFAGSAAEGIGGPHVGMDMIWPMSIITRALLSDDDAEIVKCLRWLKTTHGGTGFMHESFHKDDPAKFTRSWFAWANGLFGDLIIDLSKRRPALLAERL